Part of the Antedon mediterranea chromosome 6, ecAntMedi1.1, whole genome shotgun sequence genome, AAATGAAAAGGTTATAATATCCGTGTATTGTAATCCACACCCGTTGTTTGTATGCTTGTCGGTCACTAACTTACTAATTTAATTTGTAGTCTATTGGTACATACATTCCACTTGAACTTAATGTTCAAACAAAAATGGGTCCCTTTCTTGTTGAACTTGCTGCAATTGAAGATTACGGTTGTGCTATCAAACGAACATTGCAGTTATCAAAAGTAAGTAGGCATAATtcttttatatgtatatttgaaTATGTTATAGCTCCTATATCAGGGGGATTATCACCTATCGGatacagtgattaatttactattgatAATCTTTGGTCACATGGGTTTAAATCAAAATGTTCGTTAAAAATGATTCCTTTATTTTCAGTTCATGATGTAGGATGTTTCATGAGGCATGGCATTCCACAACTTTTGTTAGTCAAGTTAATGTAATTGCTTACTAGTTGGAGTCTAGCAGACGTAATTGCATACTAGTTAGAGTCTAGCAGACGTAGTTGCATACTGGTTGGAGTCTACCAAACAATTGCTAAACTATTAGTGTGAAAACTCATCTGTGTTGGTGTATAAGTAGAAATCAACATTGTTATTGTGTTGTgatcattaaaaatatatatattttttttttcaaggagAATGAAAATCCCCGTGAAATACATCAATTTCAATATCGTGATTGGCCAAATGGTTCGGCGAAGCCTGCTTCGGCCGATTCTTTCTTTCAACTACGATCAGAAGTCGATAAATCTAAACGAGCAACTCAACAGAACATTGTTGCAGTACACTGTCTGTATGTATAACATAACTTTTGATTATACATCAACAGTTTGTTTCCAGATTTTTATTATAACGAGTATTAAGTACATTAAATTACCTTGACGATTAAAAATCCTATCGCGAAAAGTACAATAGCTTATTGTTCTTTGTTCACCCACAGAGATGGCAGGAGTCGATGTGGATACTTCTGCGCAGTAGACTCGATCATTCAGATGATTAATGAAGAAGCCATCGTTGACGTCTTTCAAAATGTCAAACGGATTAAAAGTACTTGTCCGTCTTTGATAAAGACTAAGGTAAATAAAAAGAATTGAACTTTTAAATCAAACCAACAAACACCATAATAATTTAGTGGTTCAAAGATAATTATTTGAACTGgtaaaatatgatgatgattagTATGGTTATTTGTAAAATGACGACTGAGATACGACATTGATTGAATGAATGATGATAGTAATTTATACCGGCACCTCTTTTGCCATGCCTTCAAACTATAGACCGGCTAAACTGCGCTTGTCTGTTTCCTCTATCTTCATCGGATCCACACGCGCGACACACTAAACTATCTTTGGCCGGCCTAGCCTGCGATGGTTAACTTTTGTTCATGGAGCTAACTTGGAGGGTTTAGTAATTTTAGCGGTTAGTTAAAATATGATGAATGAATATTTCGAAGCGACAAATTACCAAATGCATGCCTTTTTGTTGATGTTTACTTATTCGCAGCGAAACTATTTACTTGTCCTACTTCAACCAAGTCCATAGGTCCATAACTATATTATCTCTCGACTTCGCCTCGAGATATAGTATAGTCTCCAGTCACCTTGGGCTATAATATTATCCCACGACTTTGCCTCTTGATATAGTATAGTCTCCAGTCACCTTGGGCTATATTTTTAACCATGCCCCTCAGCCCAGtaaatattactactgtattatgatAGTATATGCAGTGGCACAGTGTGATGACGTGGTAAAATGATGATACTGATACCTTTGTTTTAGGAGTTGTTATGACATcgaattatttaaattaagtttattgttttattaaatttatgaaCTGCATAACTGTTACATCTGCATTTTAATTCACAGGAACAATACACATTATGCTACGAGACGGCACAGTGTTATCTGGATTCATTCGACATCTAcggaaattttaaataaaatatggaaattataggcctatagatataatatgttttataaaaaagagagtttattattataatttttatcgATTTTactgttttactatattttactACGTTTATATTTGATGAAAGATAGTGTTTTGTGATAAGTTgctatttttgtatttgtttgtatttctcgtatcaattatttcttttatGGTAAATGCACTGAAAACGGTGAAATGAaaccctttttaaaaaagtttaagATGTATCTGGATTGTAAtggtaaacaaataatttataaatttgccATAAgtcacaaaatacaaaaaagatgacatattttgtttcatatattattttagtaaatgtCGTACCAAATAGATAGCGTCAATCCATATCAAGAAAACAACCGTAGTTTAAAGTTTCATCAATACCTACAGTAAAACATTCAAACTAAAAACTGGATTAAATCTTAgcaaacatttaatttaaagtaatagTTCATTGTTCTTCAATTCAGAGGTCTACTTTACTTATGTATATGTTTTGgggtgttttttgttttgtttttttttttttgcaaaccTGTGTATAGGCTAGTGCGAGTTAGGAAAATAATTACgcatcataattttttttttggaaaacatTATAAGTTAATCcatgaccattttgtgataaaTTAATTCCATTAGTATTgcttatttgaaataaattgtaTAGAAACTGCAATGTCATTTATCGTTGAAATAAATGGCATCATATTATTGAGTAAAATCTGTTCCACTTAACGTGTCGTTTCTAAATAAATTTAGACAAAAAGTAAGACTCTAAGTAATTTAATTGCTTGGTGGTTTTACTATACTTTTGAAtgttcctgtattgtatttcttgtgtaaattgcctccttttttatatataattatcattggttttatacttttatacacattttaatattgagaaaatgtaaatatctttgtaattcagctaaggctgcgatgatgatattgaaataaatgaaatgaaatgaaaaaaaaaaagtggttggttttattcataaatattagtaaaattaaaacaaaactacACTGTGTTGGTTCAAATCTGACACTCCTCGCAAGACACtgacgtttgcctctctccacccaggtgtataaatgggtattTTGTTTCGTCAATACCCAACTTTGCGCTTAGCTGCATATagtatgtttccatatatgtttgatccaaaaatccCCAACAAGCGGttaaatttgaaaaagaaaaaatctaAAACTACTCGTActacctgtacattaaatcaaattatgttttgaaattaCAAAATCAAATATGATAACTCTTTTGTCCTTTTGtacaaaaattaagttttttcgGACAAGTAGTTATCGAAAAATGCTTCAtatcgccggcttttgaaaatcgtctcctatcttttaacgcAGGTCATCTGCATACTTACAAATGTTCTATAGCATATTATTTGTTCCTAATTTTCTGAAATTATAACGCTGGTGTTCCTAAAATTGAGGGTGCTAAAAAACATTTACGAGATCGAAGCAGGTTGTGCAACCACGGAAAAAAATGTTAAGGCCCTGTCACAGCCTTGGGGTCGTTTTCACGACaacagatgcattgatgttgtcgcctcatgtAATGATGTGGTGGAAAAGGAGAGGTATACAAAATGATTTTTTGACGTGAAATAGTTTATTTATCATCACCGATGTCTTAAAACAACTCTTTAGCATTACATAAGATATGGTATATTACTGTTGTTATTTGGGTACAACTACTGTTAGGTAAGTACTGGATTTAAGTTACATTAAATCAATACATATTATTAcgaaaacataaataatacttaAATTAACACGTCAACAGTTTTCTTTGagtttaaaaattaatacttttattttaacaatagtAATATCTTAACTACACATATTCGAGAATTGGTATTAGGATATAACTACTGATAGATTAAGTTAAGCTGGATTAAAGTTATTGTCTTTAATAACCATAAATAGTATAAAAGCAGGACAGAACACGTCAGCAGTTTCTTCGTATTTACAGATTTATGATTTCATAAATGTCACACATGAAGCGTCGGCGCAAATATTAAAACACGTCAGCAGTTTGTATTTACAGATTTATGCTTTCATAAATGTCACATGAATCGTCGGCGCAAATATTTGCAATTTCATAACACAACTTGTAATGATTCTGAGGGAAATAAAGAAGAACAATTGTacataaaaaaatgatgaaaagaaaatattatgtttttactCATGTGTAATGTAGTGTCTAATATTAGCTTTATATGAAGTgatcattaatttaatttcagttatCTCCTTCAACAAAAAATAGACTGAGCCCAACGTGTCCAAATTATATTTACTTAATTATGAATAAAGTAATAACTTGTGAAATCTGCAAAAATCTTTAAACGTTACCTCTGTGTCAAGCAGCGATGAAGAAACGCGTTTGATACGTTTCACTGTGTGGTAGACATCAACCAACGCGTTTGCATTCATCTTACGAACGATTATGTCCACTGCACAGAAAAATCCACTTCGGCTCTCGTCCCTAGAGTAACAAgatcaataaaaatattgttgtgGCGATGgtttaataattagtaaaatcgTTGAAGAACATGTTAATATTCTGTTTGTTTATACAACATTAAAATCTTTTTCTGAATTATGGGATGGGTATTTGTGCAGTTTCGTCAGTGTTTTTCCTATGTTATCTTACGTTCAAGTTATATTGGTCATACATTCAAATAATTAACGATATGATGCGCATAGGCACCGTAAGTGGGCCTATAGACTCTACACCCATATTTCCTCAAAATATAATCTGCCCTAGTAAGTGTTTACCATATTTACCAATAATTTAGTTTAACTTCAGTCCATAACAAATTTAGACGTCTTTAGACATTGTCCATTTCCCTCTATTCAAGTTTGGTAAGATCGTTTATGTATGACGTATATGCAGATTGGAGTAATACTTACAAACTACAAACTGTAACATAGTCATCTCGGTTATTAGTTCGTTGAACTTCTCTGACATCGTCACAGAATTGTTTAAAGTATCCAAGATATGAAGGTTTCTGTGATTCTTTAGGCCAGTCCAGAAATGTCAGGTGACATATCTCACGTGGAATTTCCTTGccctaataataaataaatcccAGTAAAACCTGTGTATTTACGGAAATCTACGAGAGTAGGTAACAGGTGTACGAGCTAACCAAATATAAACtcttatatttttaaagtttttcttCTTAATTTTAATTAAGGGTTTAGTTTTGAACCTTCCAAACATGAAAATCTGCTTAGTTGGCAGCTACCTTTTGTTTCTCAATTAGTGCATATACACTTTGTATTCGCTATTATTCAATTTAATgaattatcatttaaaaaaaaattagactATGTTTAATTATTTGGTACAATTTTcacaataggcctacttaccttAGTCAATTTAAGTATTCGTTTTAAAACGCAATCAATCTTCTCAGAGGATAAAACTTCAACTGTGAATTGACCTTTTGTCATCTTACGTTTAGGAACAAGTGAACCAATTctctaaattaataaaaacagtaATCTTAGCATTGACTTATTATCATTCCAACTTGATAAGGTTGTTACTTAAATcgcattgaaaaataaaatcaaccaattaatgttaataattaaataattaataaactttatttttgacTCAATAGCAAGTTTATAGtgtttaatttacttttaaaatgtgtgaTGCAGCTGATAAATGTACCGATGGGTTTATACATTAGGACCAGTGTACTCTGGAAATGTgtggaataaaaataatgtgtaatCCTTATGTGTGCATTATGATCAGTATATTCACTTAAATTGTAAGTGGacagatttgaaaaaaaagattTGAGACTAATCTAAAAGCATAATGGATGACTAGAGCACTCAATTACATTAATACGTTACCTCATCTTCTGCATCTAACATCACCACTGTATATGACTTGTATTTATAAATCATCTCCCAGAAATTATAAAAATCAGTTAGTGTTGATTCCCGTGGTACAAGATATGACTAaacaaagaaatattataataatcattattatatcattacgTTGGTAAGAACAGTTTTCACAGTTTTGCAGATCATACAACAAAGTTTAAAGATAAACATAGGATATTACAGCATCAATATAATTCCATTTCGGAAATTAGATACAGTTGAATGTATTCGTGTTTACGTTAAAGTATCTTACGTTGGTACTTTTAGTATTGGAATATACAACGTCTTCTTCAATATCCATACCAATCAATAGAGGTTCAGAAACCTTAgctattaattaaataaaaacaaacatgtgAAACgtttaaacaaacaaactaaTCAAACTCCTAAAAACGATCCAACGttaatttaaatgcatttttgatctaaattagtacatatatctCTACAAAAATGTACTTTCATCGCGAAACCAGTCATAACAATAACTTTTGCGACGAAATTACAAAATAGCTGGCgttgttgtatttcaaaagcaatagtataaacaaatattttccgAACGCGAACAGATATTTTTTCGTACACGATTTTCGTACacgaaaaaaagtactattaaacgatcgtttaatagtgcgaaCTATTGCACGCCATATGACatacaatcgtccaatcaaatttcaggaatttatataggcgttatataaaatgttaataaataataacgcCATTATACTCTTGAAACTGGAGCTAATTTTAGTGGGACTAAAAGAGTGAACACTTACCTCGCAATGTGTAATCATTTTGTGTTTGGATTGATAGAAGAGCTTCAATGTTCTGTTAAAAACCATCGATAAATATCAAACatgataataatagtaataataagatttttatagcgcacataccactccagagtgctcaaggcgcatttaaaaataaaaaagaaataaatcatacaaattcctgacaaataaaatgcaatttctttggagggtccccatccgttgtcgttctgtcgcggtcccggacccctacctaggtgaccaaacaaaggagcaggatacacatttgccttgccacagacgaccgggtgctcagagacaacaaccaagacagaggcaccccaaagataatgctggccaggaaaaggtatacaaaacaattctaagtctaaaaaactttaagaaacctcatgatttccatatgccttaataataaatgtgtttttaataattttttaaaagtatcaacagttttgcaaaatcttatagagctcggtagagcattccaCAGACGAGGAGCAGTAACGGAGAATGCTCTTTCACcccatgagtggtgagacttaGGCTGATGTAGAAGCAGCGAGTCACTAGAACGCAGATTACGTCCGGGAACATACAGcctaagcatgtcagaaatatattcaggagccatgccatttatagacttaaaaacaaagagtaatattttaaaaacaatgcggtacctaacagggagccaatgcaatatttccaaagtatttgatatgtgtccatatcttggtaattttttaacaactcgtgccgctgtattttgaatcagttggagcctgtggagttgtttttgtggTAGCCCGTATAGCAAAGAGTTTCCCATATCTAGTCGTGAAGtgacaaaagcatgaacaagttgtttagctgctgTCTCATTCATAAACTTGCGAATCCTTCGAATGTTTCGCAAGTGAAAAGACGACGCAGAAATAGTTTTGGAGATATGAGAAATCATAGTCATACCCACATCCATTTCAACCTGCCTAGCCGGGTCAATTTGGGTTTCACCAATGTGAATAAAGCTTGGTGGCAGTTTTTCCAACTGCTGTTTTGATCCAAAGAAAACAAATTCtgttttttcatcatttaatttaagaaagttgtttttcatcCAGACACGCAATTCATAGATACAATGTTGGAGCAATTCCAAAGAAATGATCAATGTTGTATATTAATCAGACtgttgtttttttactttaaaaattacattttaagtaCTTCATCCaaatatacacatttaaaattgttaggcctaaaattgttattataggtTTTGATCGACCTAATTAAGAGGGAGCTTTTCATTTGCGACGATTTACAACCTATCAAGAAATCAAGCGAAGAAGCACGTCCTAATACTTTCACATACTAACTATTCACTAGTTTTTATGTCGTCACAAATCAAAAACtccataatatttattcataatatgCACAACACAAATATTATTTCGATAGTACTTCTATTAGATTCTTCATTCTTATATTTTACTTATTAACATAATTTGATGATATAAGACATTTTATTCATAGCAATGTTATGTTACCGTACATTTATCTCTTCTTGAATAACAGGTCTTCCTAGTATACTTCTTTTGATTTGTATTTCCTTGTACCGGTCAGGGAAGTGTGCCAATGATATGTTTGTTGCTCCGCAAAACAAACACTCCAAAATCATCTCATAGATAAATGCATACTGGTTctggaaaaaaatataaacaatcatTTTCTTCCATGCAGTACATGAttaaaactgaataaaataataacgatACATACCTCTTTCAAACGAATATGAGGACAGCTACTAAGTGTTTCTTTGACAAAGTTGAAAACATCAATCTCACTGCTTTCTTCTGCCATATCGAGAATTGCGTTTACGACGATGACAGTTCCGGTTCTCTGGCAATCGGTACTTTGTCACAAAAAGAGAAATATGGAAGTTTTAACAGGTTCAATTCACTaagaaataatgtaaaataaatggaTGTTTAAAATACCTATACACAAGTGTTGGTCCAACTCCAAATTCTTTCTTAGCTTTCCTTAAACTGTGTGTAAACTCAATAAGATGTGCAGACGTGTCTATAACATCTCCAGGCCATGCAGTGCAGTTATATTGATGGACAACACGACGCTCTGAATCACTTTCATTTTTCTGCAAAGTAATAAACAAAATGGATTTAGTGAGTACATTGTGATATTGAAGTAAATCAAGATAGCGGTAATGAAATCAGTAACATTAGTTATGTTGCTAACtagaaaaatattgtaatatatactaaatatttatcaaaaattACCAGCATAATTTCGAACATTTTGATTGTAAAACCATTGTCATTCTGTTTATCTTCCAGTTTTCGAACAGACATCTTTCCATATTTGGTCTTTACGTATCCAGTTTCATCATGCAAAAAAATGACCTTTGAAATgcgtaaacaatattttaatagttcattattaatatttttaaaaatgtattaattatattaaaatttaaaaaattttgtCTTCTAAATTCCTTCAAAACACTTCGAGAGAATCAACACCATTACTATACTGTGGGAAGTATTGGATAACAAAACTTCATACCTTGTCGCCATCACATGCAATATTAAC contains:
- the LOC140052279 gene encoding receptor-type tyrosine-protein phosphatase alpha-like, coding for MSVRKLEDKQNDNGFTIKMFEIMLKNESDSERRVVHQYNCTAWPGDVIDTSAHLIEFTHSLRKAKKEFGVGPTLVYSTDCQRTGTVIVVNAILDMAEESSEIDVFNFVKETLSSCPHIRLKENQYAFIYEMILECLFCGATNISLAHFPDRYKEIQIKRSILGRPVIQEEINNIEALLSIQTQNDYTLRAKVSEPLLIGMDIEEDVVYSNTKSTNSYLVPRESTLTDFYNFWEMIYKYKSYTVVMLDAEDERIGSLVPKRKMTKGQFTVEVLSSEKIDCVLKRILKLTKGKEIPREICHLTFLDWPKESQKPSYLGYFKQFCDDVREVQRTNNRDDYVTVCSLDESRSGFFCAVDIIVRKMNANALVDVYHTVKRIKRVSSSLLDTENHYKLCYEIANICADDSCDIYESINL